Proteins found in one Venturia canescens isolate UGA chromosome 6, ASM1945775v1, whole genome shotgun sequence genomic segment:
- the LOC122412549 gene encoding uncharacterized protein isoform X1: MSADPECHRDREEFKMHHAETSYLSQSFDSLSNVSEQLDNLDLESPRVGGPLSQPLAMIPPTMHGHEFNQPLSRVVMVRKTDQRTFSKGRRSGGEPLLETVTRETVELFNGGRAERKYTSETRDIVTPKSNSMPSLSSSGTKKKVVGFVDQLSPDRSRAESVRSKSPLTASPASPGPLSNSFHGSFHGSLGSDGMSCSSARSSSASPDSARYSSAQITKTETRKPSVRRSGPPKEFIDLCLGTHNFYRARHGVPPLKLSKQLCKTSQDWANILATRGRLEHRANIEYGENLYCMWSSNPKTIVSGDEPVNEWYAEEVQHQYAKEPTTLKTGHFTQVVWRDSTELGVGMARNRNGEVYVVCNYNPAGNFLGSFTENVLMPGGGSPSKRTPVSINKPLRSPVDETSWQQEALHVHNECRRRHRVPNLRLNPELTAAAKAWAVTLLNTNKLVPQSASPYGENIYSMQCSDPNLIASAREVVSKWYSEKKDHKYGCEPKVLNTCHFTQIVWKNTSEMGIAMAKKDGACVVVACYHPRGNIVGQFTENVLKPLKSVS, from the exons ATCACCGCGAGTCGGTGGTCCGCTGTCGCAGCCTTTGGCTATGATACCGCCCACGATGCACGGCCACGAGTTCAATCAGCCGCTATCGCGGGTCGTCATGGTACGAAAAACGGATCAACGGACGTTCAGCAAGGGTCGACGGAGCGGCGGTGAACCCTTGCTCGAAACTGTCACACGGGAGACTGTCGAATTGTTCAACGGTGGAAGGGCCGAGAGAAAATATACCTCCGAGACCAGGGACATCGTAACGCCCAAGTCGAACAG TATGCCCTCGCTCAGCTCGAGTGGGACCAAAAAGAAGGTGGTCGGATTTGTCGATCAGTTGTCACCGGACAG ATCGAGGGCAGAGTCCGTCAGATCCAAGTCACCCTTGACCGCGTCTCCGGCATCTCCAGGACCTTTGTCTAACTCTTTTCACGGAAGTTTTCATGGTAGCCTGGGAAGCGATGGAATGTCGTGCAGTAGTGCGAGATCGTCCTCAGCCTCCCCGGATTCCGCTCGTTATTCCTCCGCACAG ATAACAAAGACTGAAACGCGTAAACCGTCTGTGCGCAGATCGGGACCTCCCAAAGAATTCATCGACCTGTGTCTTGGTACTCACAACTTTTACCGCGCGAGACACGGAGTGCCACCATTGAAGCTCAGCAAACAG CTATGTAAAACAAGTCAAGATTGGGCCAATATCCTGGCAACGAGGGGACGATTGGAGCACAGAGCGAACATTGAATATGGTGAAAACCTCTATTGCATGTGGAGCTCGAATCCCAAGACCATTGTCAGCGGTGATGAGCCTGTCAACGAATG GTATGCGGAGGAAGTACAGCATCAATACGCCAAAGAGCCAACGACTCTGAAAACCGGACATTTTACGCAAGTTGTATGGCGTGACAGTACAGAACTCGGTGTTGGAATGGCGAGGAATCGAAATGGCGAAGTTTACGTCGTGTGCAATTACAATCCAGCTGGAAATTTCCTCGGTAGCTTTACCGAGAATGTTTTAATGCCTGGTGGTGGTTCACCGAGCAAAAGAACGCCTGTGAGTATAAACAAACCGTTGCGCTCGCCGGTCGATGAGACATCCTGGCAGCAGGAAGCTCTTCACGTTCACAACGAGTGCAGAAGACGTCACAGGGTTCCAAATTTGAGGTTGAATCCTGAATTGACAGCAGCTGCCAAG GCATGGGCAGTCACGTTACTCAATACGAATAAACTCGTGCCACAATCGGCGTCGCCTTACGGAGAGAATATTTACTCAATGCAATGCTCCGATCCGAATCTCATTGCTTCTGCGCGGGAAGTTGTATCGAAGTGGTattctgagaaaaaagatcACAAATATGGCTGCGAGCCAAAAGTTCTCAACACTT GTCATTTTACGCAGATAGTATGGAAAAATACGAGCGAGATGGGGATTGCAATGGCTAAGAAAGACGGAGCCTGCGTGGTAGTGGCTTGTTACCATCCACGGGGAAACATAGTTGGTCAATTTACCGAGAACGTATTGAAACCGTTGAAGAGTGTTTCATGA
- the LOC122412549 gene encoding uncharacterized protein isoform X4 has protein sequence MTSKPQGRTYSVRSPRVGGPLSQPLAMIPPTMHGHEFNQPLSRVVMVRKTDQRTFSKGRRSGGEPLLETVTRETVELFNGGRAERKYTSETRDIVTPKSNSMPSLSSSGTKKKVVGFVDQLSPDRSRAESVRSKSPLTASPASPGPLSNSFHGSFHGSLGSDGMSCSSARSSSASPDSARYSSAQITKTETRKPSVRRSGPPKEFIDLCLGTHNFYRARHGVPPLKLSKQLCKTSQDWANILATRGRLEHRANIEYGENLYCMWSSNPKTIVSGDEPVNEWYAEEVQHQYAKEPTTLKTGHFTQVVWRDSTELGVGMARNRNGEVYVVCNYNPAGNFLGSFTENVLMPGGGSPSKRTPVSINKPLRSPVDETSWQQEALHVHNECRRRHRVPNLRLNPELTAAAKAWAVTLLNTNKLVPQSASPYGENIYSMQCSDPNLIASAREVVSKWYSEKKDHKYGCEPKVLNTCHFTQIVWKNTSEMGIAMAKKDGACVVVACYHPRGNIVGQFTENVLKPLKSVS, from the exons ATCACCGCGAGTCGGTGGTCCGCTGTCGCAGCCTTTGGCTATGATACCGCCCACGATGCACGGCCACGAGTTCAATCAGCCGCTATCGCGGGTCGTCATGGTACGAAAAACGGATCAACGGACGTTCAGCAAGGGTCGACGGAGCGGCGGTGAACCCTTGCTCGAAACTGTCACACGGGAGACTGTCGAATTGTTCAACGGTGGAAGGGCCGAGAGAAAATATACCTCCGAGACCAGGGACATCGTAACGCCCAAGTCGAACAG TATGCCCTCGCTCAGCTCGAGTGGGACCAAAAAGAAGGTGGTCGGATTTGTCGATCAGTTGTCACCGGACAG ATCGAGGGCAGAGTCCGTCAGATCCAAGTCACCCTTGACCGCGTCTCCGGCATCTCCAGGACCTTTGTCTAACTCTTTTCACGGAAGTTTTCATGGTAGCCTGGGAAGCGATGGAATGTCGTGCAGTAGTGCGAGATCGTCCTCAGCCTCCCCGGATTCCGCTCGTTATTCCTCCGCACAG ATAACAAAGACTGAAACGCGTAAACCGTCTGTGCGCAGATCGGGACCTCCCAAAGAATTCATCGACCTGTGTCTTGGTACTCACAACTTTTACCGCGCGAGACACGGAGTGCCACCATTGAAGCTCAGCAAACAG CTATGTAAAACAAGTCAAGATTGGGCCAATATCCTGGCAACGAGGGGACGATTGGAGCACAGAGCGAACATTGAATATGGTGAAAACCTCTATTGCATGTGGAGCTCGAATCCCAAGACCATTGTCAGCGGTGATGAGCCTGTCAACGAATG GTATGCGGAGGAAGTACAGCATCAATACGCCAAAGAGCCAACGACTCTGAAAACCGGACATTTTACGCAAGTTGTATGGCGTGACAGTACAGAACTCGGTGTTGGAATGGCGAGGAATCGAAATGGCGAAGTTTACGTCGTGTGCAATTACAATCCAGCTGGAAATTTCCTCGGTAGCTTTACCGAGAATGTTTTAATGCCTGGTGGTGGTTCACCGAGCAAAAGAACGCCTGTGAGTATAAACAAACCGTTGCGCTCGCCGGTCGATGAGACATCCTGGCAGCAGGAAGCTCTTCACGTTCACAACGAGTGCAGAAGACGTCACAGGGTTCCAAATTTGAGGTTGAATCCTGAATTGACAGCAGCTGCCAAG GCATGGGCAGTCACGTTACTCAATACGAATAAACTCGTGCCACAATCGGCGTCGCCTTACGGAGAGAATATTTACTCAATGCAATGCTCCGATCCGAATCTCATTGCTTCTGCGCGGGAAGTTGTATCGAAGTGGTattctgagaaaaaagatcACAAATATGGCTGCGAGCCAAAAGTTCTCAACACTT GTCATTTTACGCAGATAGTATGGAAAAATACGAGCGAGATGGGGATTGCAATGGCTAAGAAAGACGGAGCCTGCGTGGTAGTGGCTTGTTACCATCCACGGGGAAACATAGTTGGTCAATTTACCGAGAACGTATTGAAACCGTTGAAGAGTGTTTCATGA
- the LOC122412549 gene encoding uncharacterized protein isoform X5: MIPPTMHGHEFNQPLSRVVMVRKTDQRTFSKGRRSGGEPLLETVTRETVELFNGGRAERKYTSETRDIVTPKSNSMPSLSSSGTKKKVVGFVDQLSPDRSRAESVRSKSPLTASPASPGPLSNSFHGSFHGSLGSDGMSCSSARSSSASPDSARYSSAQITKTETRKPSVRRSGPPKEFIDLCLGTHNFYRARHGVPPLKLSKQLCKTSQDWANILATRGRLEHRANIEYGENLYCMWSSNPKTIVSGDEPVNEWYAEEVQHQYAKEPTTLKTGHFTQVVWRDSTELGVGMARNRNGEVYVVCNYNPAGNFLGSFTENVLMPGGGSPSKRTPVSINKPLRSPVDETSWQQEALHVHNECRRRHRVPNLRLNPELTAAAKAWAVTLLNTNKLVPQSASPYGENIYSMQCSDPNLIASAREVVSKWYSEKKDHKYGCEPKVLNTCHFTQIVWKNTSEMGIAMAKKDGACVVVACYHPRGNIVGQFTENVLKPLKSVS, encoded by the exons ATGATACCGCCCACGATGCACGGCCACGAGTTCAATCAGCCGCTATCGCGGGTCGTCATGGTACGAAAAACGGATCAACGGACGTTCAGCAAGGGTCGACGGAGCGGCGGTGAACCCTTGCTCGAAACTGTCACACGGGAGACTGTCGAATTGTTCAACGGTGGAAGGGCCGAGAGAAAATATACCTCCGAGACCAGGGACATCGTAACGCCCAAGTCGAACAG TATGCCCTCGCTCAGCTCGAGTGGGACCAAAAAGAAGGTGGTCGGATTTGTCGATCAGTTGTCACCGGACAG ATCGAGGGCAGAGTCCGTCAGATCCAAGTCACCCTTGACCGCGTCTCCGGCATCTCCAGGACCTTTGTCTAACTCTTTTCACGGAAGTTTTCATGGTAGCCTGGGAAGCGATGGAATGTCGTGCAGTAGTGCGAGATCGTCCTCAGCCTCCCCGGATTCCGCTCGTTATTCCTCCGCACAG ATAACAAAGACTGAAACGCGTAAACCGTCTGTGCGCAGATCGGGACCTCCCAAAGAATTCATCGACCTGTGTCTTGGTACTCACAACTTTTACCGCGCGAGACACGGAGTGCCACCATTGAAGCTCAGCAAACAG CTATGTAAAACAAGTCAAGATTGGGCCAATATCCTGGCAACGAGGGGACGATTGGAGCACAGAGCGAACATTGAATATGGTGAAAACCTCTATTGCATGTGGAGCTCGAATCCCAAGACCATTGTCAGCGGTGATGAGCCTGTCAACGAATG GTATGCGGAGGAAGTACAGCATCAATACGCCAAAGAGCCAACGACTCTGAAAACCGGACATTTTACGCAAGTTGTATGGCGTGACAGTACAGAACTCGGTGTTGGAATGGCGAGGAATCGAAATGGCGAAGTTTACGTCGTGTGCAATTACAATCCAGCTGGAAATTTCCTCGGTAGCTTTACCGAGAATGTTTTAATGCCTGGTGGTGGTTCACCGAGCAAAAGAACGCCTGTGAGTATAAACAAACCGTTGCGCTCGCCGGTCGATGAGACATCCTGGCAGCAGGAAGCTCTTCACGTTCACAACGAGTGCAGAAGACGTCACAGGGTTCCAAATTTGAGGTTGAATCCTGAATTGACAGCAGCTGCCAAG GCATGGGCAGTCACGTTACTCAATACGAATAAACTCGTGCCACAATCGGCGTCGCCTTACGGAGAGAATATTTACTCAATGCAATGCTCCGATCCGAATCTCATTGCTTCTGCGCGGGAAGTTGTATCGAAGTGGTattctgagaaaaaagatcACAAATATGGCTGCGAGCCAAAAGTTCTCAACACTT GTCATTTTACGCAGATAGTATGGAAAAATACGAGCGAGATGGGGATTGCAATGGCTAAGAAAGACGGAGCCTGCGTGGTAGTGGCTTGTTACCATCCACGGGGAAACATAGTTGGTCAATTTACCGAGAACGTATTGAAACCGTTGAAGAGTGTTTCATGA
- the LOC122412549 gene encoding uncharacterized protein isoform X2, whose translation MTPKNVEEFKMHHAETSYLSQSFDSLSNVSEQLDNLDLESPRVGGPLSQPLAMIPPTMHGHEFNQPLSRVVMVRKTDQRTFSKGRRSGGEPLLETVTRETVELFNGGRAERKYTSETRDIVTPKSNSMPSLSSSGTKKKVVGFVDQLSPDRSRAESVRSKSPLTASPASPGPLSNSFHGSFHGSLGSDGMSCSSARSSSASPDSARYSSAQITKTETRKPSVRRSGPPKEFIDLCLGTHNFYRARHGVPPLKLSKQLCKTSQDWANILATRGRLEHRANIEYGENLYCMWSSNPKTIVSGDEPVNEWYAEEVQHQYAKEPTTLKTGHFTQVVWRDSTELGVGMARNRNGEVYVVCNYNPAGNFLGSFTENVLMPGGGSPSKRTPVSINKPLRSPVDETSWQQEALHVHNECRRRHRVPNLRLNPELTAAAKAWAVTLLNTNKLVPQSASPYGENIYSMQCSDPNLIASAREVVSKWYSEKKDHKYGCEPKVLNTCHFTQIVWKNTSEMGIAMAKKDGACVVVACYHPRGNIVGQFTENVLKPLKSVS comes from the exons ATCACCGCGAGTCGGTGGTCCGCTGTCGCAGCCTTTGGCTATGATACCGCCCACGATGCACGGCCACGAGTTCAATCAGCCGCTATCGCGGGTCGTCATGGTACGAAAAACGGATCAACGGACGTTCAGCAAGGGTCGACGGAGCGGCGGTGAACCCTTGCTCGAAACTGTCACACGGGAGACTGTCGAATTGTTCAACGGTGGAAGGGCCGAGAGAAAATATACCTCCGAGACCAGGGACATCGTAACGCCCAAGTCGAACAG TATGCCCTCGCTCAGCTCGAGTGGGACCAAAAAGAAGGTGGTCGGATTTGTCGATCAGTTGTCACCGGACAG ATCGAGGGCAGAGTCCGTCAGATCCAAGTCACCCTTGACCGCGTCTCCGGCATCTCCAGGACCTTTGTCTAACTCTTTTCACGGAAGTTTTCATGGTAGCCTGGGAAGCGATGGAATGTCGTGCAGTAGTGCGAGATCGTCCTCAGCCTCCCCGGATTCCGCTCGTTATTCCTCCGCACAG ATAACAAAGACTGAAACGCGTAAACCGTCTGTGCGCAGATCGGGACCTCCCAAAGAATTCATCGACCTGTGTCTTGGTACTCACAACTTTTACCGCGCGAGACACGGAGTGCCACCATTGAAGCTCAGCAAACAG CTATGTAAAACAAGTCAAGATTGGGCCAATATCCTGGCAACGAGGGGACGATTGGAGCACAGAGCGAACATTGAATATGGTGAAAACCTCTATTGCATGTGGAGCTCGAATCCCAAGACCATTGTCAGCGGTGATGAGCCTGTCAACGAATG GTATGCGGAGGAAGTACAGCATCAATACGCCAAAGAGCCAACGACTCTGAAAACCGGACATTTTACGCAAGTTGTATGGCGTGACAGTACAGAACTCGGTGTTGGAATGGCGAGGAATCGAAATGGCGAAGTTTACGTCGTGTGCAATTACAATCCAGCTGGAAATTTCCTCGGTAGCTTTACCGAGAATGTTTTAATGCCTGGTGGTGGTTCACCGAGCAAAAGAACGCCTGTGAGTATAAACAAACCGTTGCGCTCGCCGGTCGATGAGACATCCTGGCAGCAGGAAGCTCTTCACGTTCACAACGAGTGCAGAAGACGTCACAGGGTTCCAAATTTGAGGTTGAATCCTGAATTGACAGCAGCTGCCAAG GCATGGGCAGTCACGTTACTCAATACGAATAAACTCGTGCCACAATCGGCGTCGCCTTACGGAGAGAATATTTACTCAATGCAATGCTCCGATCCGAATCTCATTGCTTCTGCGCGGGAAGTTGTATCGAAGTGGTattctgagaaaaaagatcACAAATATGGCTGCGAGCCAAAAGTTCTCAACACTT GTCATTTTACGCAGATAGTATGGAAAAATACGAGCGAGATGGGGATTGCAATGGCTAAGAAAGACGGAGCCTGCGTGGTAGTGGCTTGTTACCATCCACGGGGAAACATAGTTGGTCAATTTACCGAGAACGTATTGAAACCGTTGAAGAGTGTTTCATGA
- the LOC122412549 gene encoding uncharacterized protein isoform X3 yields MSADPECHRDREEFKMHHAETSYLSQSFDSLSNVSEQLDNLDLESPRVGGPLSQPLAMIPPTMHGHEFNQPLSRVVMVRKTDQRTFSKGRRSGGEPLLETVTRETVELFNGGRAERKYTSETRDIVTPKSNRSRAESVRSKSPLTASPASPGPLSNSFHGSFHGSLGSDGMSCSSARSSSASPDSARYSSAQITKTETRKPSVRRSGPPKEFIDLCLGTHNFYRARHGVPPLKLSKQLCKTSQDWANILATRGRLEHRANIEYGENLYCMWSSNPKTIVSGDEPVNEWYAEEVQHQYAKEPTTLKTGHFTQVVWRDSTELGVGMARNRNGEVYVVCNYNPAGNFLGSFTENVLMPGGGSPSKRTPVSINKPLRSPVDETSWQQEALHVHNECRRRHRVPNLRLNPELTAAAKAWAVTLLNTNKLVPQSASPYGENIYSMQCSDPNLIASAREVVSKWYSEKKDHKYGCEPKVLNTCHFTQIVWKNTSEMGIAMAKKDGACVVVACYHPRGNIVGQFTENVLKPLKSVS; encoded by the exons ATCACCGCGAGTCGGTGGTCCGCTGTCGCAGCCTTTGGCTATGATACCGCCCACGATGCACGGCCACGAGTTCAATCAGCCGCTATCGCGGGTCGTCATGGTACGAAAAACGGATCAACGGACGTTCAGCAAGGGTCGACGGAGCGGCGGTGAACCCTTGCTCGAAACTGTCACACGGGAGACTGTCGAATTGTTCAACGGTGGAAGGGCCGAGAGAAAATATACCTCCGAGACCAGGGACATCGTAACGCCCAAGTCGAACAG ATCGAGGGCAGAGTCCGTCAGATCCAAGTCACCCTTGACCGCGTCTCCGGCATCTCCAGGACCTTTGTCTAACTCTTTTCACGGAAGTTTTCATGGTAGCCTGGGAAGCGATGGAATGTCGTGCAGTAGTGCGAGATCGTCCTCAGCCTCCCCGGATTCCGCTCGTTATTCCTCCGCACAG ATAACAAAGACTGAAACGCGTAAACCGTCTGTGCGCAGATCGGGACCTCCCAAAGAATTCATCGACCTGTGTCTTGGTACTCACAACTTTTACCGCGCGAGACACGGAGTGCCACCATTGAAGCTCAGCAAACAG CTATGTAAAACAAGTCAAGATTGGGCCAATATCCTGGCAACGAGGGGACGATTGGAGCACAGAGCGAACATTGAATATGGTGAAAACCTCTATTGCATGTGGAGCTCGAATCCCAAGACCATTGTCAGCGGTGATGAGCCTGTCAACGAATG GTATGCGGAGGAAGTACAGCATCAATACGCCAAAGAGCCAACGACTCTGAAAACCGGACATTTTACGCAAGTTGTATGGCGTGACAGTACAGAACTCGGTGTTGGAATGGCGAGGAATCGAAATGGCGAAGTTTACGTCGTGTGCAATTACAATCCAGCTGGAAATTTCCTCGGTAGCTTTACCGAGAATGTTTTAATGCCTGGTGGTGGTTCACCGAGCAAAAGAACGCCTGTGAGTATAAACAAACCGTTGCGCTCGCCGGTCGATGAGACATCCTGGCAGCAGGAAGCTCTTCACGTTCACAACGAGTGCAGAAGACGTCACAGGGTTCCAAATTTGAGGTTGAATCCTGAATTGACAGCAGCTGCCAAG GCATGGGCAGTCACGTTACTCAATACGAATAAACTCGTGCCACAATCGGCGTCGCCTTACGGAGAGAATATTTACTCAATGCAATGCTCCGATCCGAATCTCATTGCTTCTGCGCGGGAAGTTGTATCGAAGTGGTattctgagaaaaaagatcACAAATATGGCTGCGAGCCAAAAGTTCTCAACACTT GTCATTTTACGCAGATAGTATGGAAAAATACGAGCGAGATGGGGATTGCAATGGCTAAGAAAGACGGAGCCTGCGTGGTAGTGGCTTGTTACCATCCACGGGGAAACATAGTTGGTCAATTTACCGAGAACGTATTGAAACCGTTGAAGAGTGTTTCATGA